The DNA window TTACCACCATTCCTGCTAATGCATTTTTTTCATCAACAACAGGAGCACCATTGATATTCTTTTCATTCATTATTTTTAGTGCATGAGCCACAGTATCTTTTATTTTAAAAGTAATAACAGGTTGATGCATAATGTTTTTTCCTTTCATTGTATCCCCTCCTCGAAAACTGATTATTCTATATATTCTATTTTATATCCATTTTATTCTATTTTAAAATATTTTATTATTTTTTTACAAATAAAATCAAATTGGCATTTGACAATAACAAAAAATGGAGTATACTATAATTAGCAAATGCCAATAATGAATATATGGGAGTGAATGTAGATGATACAAAAAGAGAAACCAATGGAAGGTACAAATATTAAAAAAATTATCGCTGTAATGAGTGGTAAAGGAGGAGTAGGAAAGAGTTCAGTTACTTCTTTAATGGCTGTATCCCTTAAAAATAAAGGATATAAGGTAGGAATTATGGATGCAGATATAACAGGACCTAGTATTCCTAAAGTATTCGGAGTAAATAATCAAAGAGCTTATTCAGATGGAAAAAGTATACAACCCGTTGAGACGGTTACAGGAATTAAAGTAATATCATTAAACTTATTAGTAGATCAAGAGGATTCTCCTGTAGTTTGGAGAGGCCCATTGATTGCAGGAACAGTAAAGCAGTTTTATACAGATGTAGCATGGGGAGATTTAGATGTATTACTTATTGATATGCCTCCAGGAACAGGAGATGTACCCCTTACGATTATGCAATCATTCCCAGTGGATGGTATTGTAGTAGTTTCTTCTCCACAAGATTTAGTAAAATTGATTGTAAAGAAATCTGTAAATATGGCAAAAATGATGGCAACACCTATTTATGGTATTGTTGAAAATATGAGTTATTTTGAATGTCCAGATTGCAATAAAAAGCATTTCATATTTGGAGAAAGTAAAGTAGAAGAAGCAGCAAAAGAAATGGATATAGATGTAATTGAAAAACTTCCAATTGATCCTGAGTTTGTATCTTTATGTGATGAAGGAAGAGTTGAAGTATTTGGAAAAATGCGTTTTGGATTCTGTGAAAGCTTTGCAAACAAAGTAGAAGAGAAAATAGGAGGGATTAAGTAATGAAAATTTGTATTACAAGTATGGGAAA is part of the Crassaminicella profunda genome and encodes:
- a CDS encoding Mrp/NBP35 family ATP-binding protein, which encodes MIQKEKPMEGTNIKKIIAVMSGKGGVGKSSVTSLMAVSLKNKGYKVGIMDADITGPSIPKVFGVNNQRAYSDGKSIQPVETVTGIKVISLNLLVDQEDSPVVWRGPLIAGTVKQFYTDVAWGDLDVLLIDMPPGTGDVPLTIMQSFPVDGIVVVSSPQDLVKLIVKKSVNMAKMMATPIYGIVENMSYFECPDCNKKHFIFGESKVEEAAKEMDIDVIEKLPIDPEFVSLCDEGRVEVFGKMRFGFCESFANKVEEKIGGIK